Proteins encoded in a region of the Bacillus horti genome:
- a CDS encoding HXXEE domain-containing protein, whose translation MDFQFWIWMFLIVFMLHNFEEIFTIEHWFKRVYPAVKDQMPTFVQQQMNEAKTMTAGQFTMAVFVLFVPISVLLPLSLTTELYFLFLGANLFFALNIITHPLQALFLRRYVPGLWTSIFIILPYNLILFNVMQKENLIDASTIGLTLLVALLFIPLLFLSHSIGEVWRKNCTI comes from the coding sequence ATGGATTTTCAATTTTGGATATGGATGTTTTTAATCGTTTTTATGCTTCATAACTTTGAAGAGATTTTTACGATAGAGCATTGGTTTAAAAGAGTATATCCTGCTGTAAAAGATCAAATGCCTACCTTCGTTCAGCAACAAATGAATGAAGCTAAAACAATGACCGCAGGACAGTTTACAATGGCCGTGTTTGTCTTATTTGTTCCGATTTCAGTGCTTTTGCCTCTTTCTTTAACAACAGAGCTTTATTTTCTATTTCTAGGTGCTAATTTATTTTTTGCTCTCAATATCATCACTCATCCTTTACAAGCTCTTTTTCTTAGAAGATATGTTCCCGGTCTTTGGACTAGTATCTTCATTATACTGCCCTACAATTTAATTCTTTTTAATGTCATGCAGAAAGAAAACCTAATAGATGCTAGTACGATTGGCTTAACTCTGCTTGTGGCCCTTTTGTTTATCCCATTGTTATTTTTAAGTCATAGCATTGGAGAAGTATGGAGGAAAAATTGCACAATATAG
- a CDS encoding TetR/AcrR family transcriptional regulator, giving the protein MSKRKGEVSREKILSSAEHLFATQGFHGTTVSQIVALAGLTQAAFYLYFKSKKDILDEILLTFEQQLAHFADVGVQIRENPLTEVEGNLMHSYIGLFQLFGANKNVTKIVFQIGDQGEELRGRIINQIRENMKENQALGIIRTEVDTELLAELLVASIERIVDRYSLDGETGYSAADLGRSLAGIICHGVLTKSN; this is encoded by the coding sequence ATGTCCAAAAGAAAAGGTGAAGTTAGTAGAGAAAAAATACTTTCTTCTGCTGAACACTTGTTTGCTACTCAAGGTTTTCACGGGACAACTGTAAGTCAAATCGTTGCTCTGGCTGGACTCACACAGGCTGCCTTTTATCTATACTTTAAGAGCAAAAAGGACATTCTTGATGAAATCCTGCTAACCTTTGAACAGCAGCTTGCTCATTTTGCTGATGTTGGTGTTCAAATCAGAGAAAACCCTTTAACAGAAGTAGAAGGAAACCTCATGCACTCCTATATCGGATTATTTCAATTATTTGGTGCCAATAAAAATGTGACTAAAATCGTGTTTCAAATAGGAGATCAGGGTGAGGAACTCCGTGGTAGAATAATAAACCAAATCCGTGAAAACATGAAGGAAAACCAAGCATTAGGGATCATTAGGACAGAAGTTGACACAGAATTGCTTGCAGAACTACTGGTTGCTTCCATTGAACGAATCGTTGATCGTTACAGTTTAGACGGCGAGACTGGCTACTCTGCTGCGGATCTGGGACGTTCACTAGCGGGAATTATCTGTCACGGAGTATTAACAAAAAGTAACTAA
- a CDS encoding TetR/AcrR family transcriptional regulator has product MPKIGMEPKRRADVINATLTCISKYGMDGMTLDKVAEYAHCSKGVVLYYFKNKDNLTYEAFKAFLGYYGLKIESEIEKTMSAGEMIDVTLKHILPLYSDDSDKEINVSQLDGIEAMFIPYDDQGKLFLQFFSKAVLDHKLQEIVSKSYLADLQGIAKIFDYGNITGNMTVDDSKSAAYGLLAMVIGLSFFRVAKIPPINGEDNRYIIEDYVRKLSERK; this is encoded by the coding sequence ATGCCGAAAATAGGAATGGAACCAAAGCGCAGAGCAGACGTGATCAACGCTACGTTAACCTGTATCAGTAAATATGGTATGGATGGTATGACTTTGGATAAGGTTGCTGAGTATGCGCATTGTTCAAAGGGAGTTGTTCTTTACTATTTTAAAAATAAGGATAATCTTACATATGAAGCGTTTAAGGCTTTCCTGGGCTATTATGGCCTCAAGATAGAATCAGAAATTGAAAAAACAATGTCAGCTGGAGAAATGATTGACGTTACTTTAAAACACATATTACCGCTATATAGTGATGATTCGGATAAAGAAATAAATGTTTCCCAATTGGATGGCATTGAAGCAATGTTTATTCCGTATGATGATCAAGGAAAGCTCTTTTTGCAATTCTTCTCAAAAGCTGTATTAGATCACAAGCTACAGGAGATCGTATCTAAGAGCTACTTAGCTGATCTTCAAGGTATAGCGAAGATTTTTGATTATGGCAATATCACGGGAAATATGACTGTAGATGATTCTAAAAGCGCAGCCTATGGCTTGCTTGCCATGGTCATAGGGTTAAGCTTCTTTCGTGTAGCGAAAATCCCTCCAATTAATGGTGAAGATAATAGATACATCATTGAAGACTATGTCAGAAAACTAAGTGAGAGAAAATAA
- a CDS encoding DUF4180 domain-containing protein, with protein MDIKKVEVSGVNIAIVKNTETIVEHVQSALDLMATVQYEADSNLMVLNKTVLSSLFFELKTGIAGEILQKFINYRVKVAIVGDFSMYQSNALKDFIYECNNGQDIFFVPDEQEAIERLSRAR; from the coding sequence TTGGATATTAAGAAGGTTGAAGTAAGTGGGGTAAATATAGCCATTGTCAAAAATACAGAGACAATTGTAGAGCATGTTCAGTCAGCATTAGATCTTATGGCAACGGTACAGTATGAAGCAGACAGTAATCTCATGGTTCTAAACAAAACTGTTCTAAGCTCCCTTTTCTTCGAATTAAAAACAGGTATTGCCGGGGAAATTCTGCAAAAGTTTATTAATTATCGGGTAAAGGTTGCTATTGTTGGGGATTTCTCAATGTACCAAAGTAATGCTCTGAAAGATTTCATCTATGAATGCAATAATGGACAGGATATATTCTTTGTACCTGATGAGCAGGAAGCGATTGAAAGGTTGAGCAGGGCAAGGTAA